A section of the Triplophysa dalaica isolate WHDGS20190420 chromosome 8, ASM1584641v1, whole genome shotgun sequence genome encodes:
- the umps gene encoding uridine 5'-monophosphate synthase, whose amino-acid sequence MDDASIESLILKLQNIHAVKFGTFKLKSGLISPIYFDLRVIVSYPALMNEVAHLLHKRAEDAGVKFDCVCGVPYTALPLATIICSTKEYPMLIRRKEAKDYGTKRIIEGRIHPGQKCLIVEDVVTSGSSVLETAEVLEKEGLKITDAVVLMDREQGGSSMLADKGITLHSVISVSKLLDVLVKAGRIDLAISQDVQRFVEENNTYKDNGSSVAIKSPKMLSYGARAGLPDTHSLASQLLKIMEEKKTNLCVSADVTSSIELLEIAVMLGPLICVLKTHVDILEDFTSDVVSQLKELAIKHNFLIFEDRKFADIGNTVKHQYKGGLYQISSWAHIINAQALPGPGVLQGLCAVGKPLGHGCLLIAQMSSQGSLATGDYTQEVVKMADDYSDFVFGFISGSKISEKPGFVHMTPGVQMQTGGDGLGQQYSSPEDVIYCKGSDIIIVGRGILASPDRLKAAEEYRKAGWEAYLKRLAGQRMKLS is encoded by the exons ATGGATGACGCCAGCATTGAAAGTTTAATCTTGAAACTGCAAAACATCCACGCCGTAAAGTTTGGAACATTCAAACTGAAAAGTGGACTAATTTCGCCAATATACTTTGATCTTCGAGTAATAGTGTCCTACCCGGCGTTGATGAACGAG gtGGCTCACCTTCTTCACAAGCGTGCAGAGGACGCAGGAGTAAagtttgattgtgtgtgtggtgttccCTACACGGCTCTTCCTTTGGCCACAATCATCTGCTCCACTAAAGAATATCCCATGCTTATCCGGCGAAAGGAGGCCAAAGACTACG GAACAAAACGTATTATCGAGGGAAGGATCCACCCTGGGCAGAAATGTTTAATAGTGGAGGATGTTGTGACCAGTGGAAGCAGTGTTCTAGAAACTGCTGAGGTGCTCGAAAAAGAAGGCCTGAAGATCACTGATGCAGTCGTTTTAATGGACCGAGAACAGGGGGGCAGTTCCATGCTTGCTGATAAAGGCATCACTCTACATTCAGTCATTTCTGTCTCCAAACTCTTGGATGTATTGGTAAAAGCTGGACGAATTGACTTGGCCATATCTCAGGATGTACAGAGGTTTGTAGAagaaaataacacatacaaGGACAATGGCTCCTCTGTTGCAATCAAGAGCCCCAAGATGCTCAGCTATGGGGCTCGTGCTGGCTTGCCCGATACTCATTCACTTGCTTCCCAGCTGTTGAAGATCATGGAGGAAAAGAAGAccaatctgtgtgtgtctgcagatgTGACTAGTTCTATAGAGCTGCTGGAGATTGCAGTGATGTTGGGTCCACTGATTTGTGTGTTGAAGACTCATGTAGACATCTTGGAGGATTTTACTTCAGATGTAGTCAGCCAACTTAAAGAGTTGGCCATAAAGCACAACTTCCTGATTTTTGAGGATCGCAAGTTTGCAGACATTGGGAACACGGTTAAGCATCAATACAAAG GTGGTCTTTACCAGATCTCATCATGGGCTCACATCATCAATGCCCAGGCTTTGCCAGGTCCAGGTGTTCTGCAGGGTCTCTGTGCAGTTGGAAAGCCTCTGGGTCACGGCTGTTTGCTCATTGCTCAGATGAGCTCACAAGGTTCCCTAGCAACAGGAGATTACACTCAAGAAGTg GTGAAGATGGCCGATGACTACTCAGACTTTGTGTTCGGGTTTATAAGTGGATCAAAGATCAGTGAAAAGCCTGGTTTTGTACACATGACGCCGGGAGTGCAAATGCAAACAGGAG gggaTGGACTTGGACAGCAGTATTCAAGTCCAGAAGATGTGATTTACTGTAAAGGATCTGACATCATAATTGTGGGACGAGGTATTCTTGCAAGCCCAGATCGTCTAAAAGCTGCTGAAGAATACAGAAAGGCAGGCTGGGAAGCATATCTGAAAAGACTCGCAGGCCAGCGGATGAAGCTCTCCTGA